One window from the genome of Haliaeetus albicilla chromosome 26, bHalAlb1.1, whole genome shotgun sequence encodes:
- the TRAF2 gene encoding TNF receptor-associated factor 2 isoform X1, with the protein MALCTQALEIQPEFFVHMAAANSTPPSSLDLNQPGFAKEILGTKLEVKYLCSDCKNILRRPFQAQCGHRYCSYCLKKIISAGPQKCASCIQEGIYEEGISILETSSAFPDNAARREVESLPAVCINSGCTWKGTIKEYEAHDEVCPEFPLTCEGCGKKIPREKFRDHVKTCGRSKVPCRFEVVGCAEVVENENLLEHESKCLAEHLYMLLSFVLSLKAGSGDLKALPALSSSQNNSPLLAANSLCSESELSRSLELLGRCEALERKTVTFENIVCVLNREVERVSLTAEAYSRQHRLDQEKIETLSNKVRQLERSIGLKDLAMAEMEEKIRNMEASTYDGVFIWKITEFARKRQEAITGRSPAIFSPAFYTSKYGYKMCLRVYLNGDGTGRGTHLSLFFVVMKGPNDALLRWPFNQKVTLMLLDQNNREHIIDAFRPDVTSSSFQRPVTEMNIASGCPLFCPVSVMEAKNSYVRDDAIFIKAIVDLTGL; encoded by the exons ATGGCGCTCTGCACACAG gctCTGGAGATACAGCCAGAATTTTTTGTTCACATGGCAGCAGCAAACTCTACTCCACCTAGCTCTTTGGATCTAAACCAGCCTGGATTTGCAAAGGAGATCCTGGGAACTAAACTGGAGGTCAAATACCTCTGCTCCGATTGCAAGAATATATTGAGAAGGCCGTTTCAAGCTCAGTGCGGGCATCGATACTGTTCCTATTGTCTGAAGAAAATCATAAG TGCTGGACCTCAAAAGTGTGCCAGCTGTATTCAGGAAGGAATATATGAAGAAGGAATTTCTATTTTGGAAACAAGCTCc gCTTTCCCAGACAACGCAGCTCGTCGGGAGGTGGAAAGTCTGCCTGCTGTCTGTATTAACAGTGGCTGCACTTGGAAGGGGACTATTAAAGAATACGAG GCTCATGACGAAGTCTGCCCTGAATTTCCACTGACTTGCGAAGGCTGTGGGAAGAAGATTCCAAGGGAGAAG TTTCGGGACCATGTGAAAACTTGTGGCAGATCTAAAGTGCCTTGCAGATTCGAGGTTGTTGGATGTGCTGAGGTG GTGGAAAATGAAAACCTACTAGAACACGAAAGCAAGTGTTTGGCGGAGCATCTCTACATGCTACTGAGTTTTGTGCTCAGCCTCAAGGCTGGGTCTGGAGACTTAAAGGCCCTTCCTGCCCTGTCCTCATCGCAAAACAACTCCCCACTACTGGCAGCAAACTCTTTGTGCTCAGAGTCGGAGCTCTCCAGGTCCCTGGAGCTCTTGGGGAGATGTGAGGCCCTTGAGAGGAAAACGGTGACCTTTGAGAACATTGTCTGTGTGCTCAATCGGGAGGTGGAAAGAGTGTCTCTAACAGCTGAAGCCTACAGTCGGCAACATCGACTAGACCAGGAGAAAATTGAAACACTGAGTAACAAG GTCCGGCAGCTGGAAAGGAGCATTGGGCTCAAAGATCTGGCCATGGCTGAGATGGAGGAAAAGATCCGCAACATGGAAGCTTCCACCTACGATGGTGTTTTCATCTGGAAGATAACAGAATTTGCCAGAAAGCGTCAGGAGGCAATAACAGGCCGCTCTCCTGCGATCTTCTCTCCAG CTTTCTACACAAGCAAGTATGGCTACAAGATGTGTCTGCGCGTTTACCTGAACGGAGACGGCACTGGGCGTGGGACCCATCTCTCCTTGTTCTTTGTGGTGATGAAAGGACCCAATGATGCACTTCTGCGGTGGCCCTTCAACCAGAAG GTAACCCTGATGCTCCTGGATCAGAACAACCGGGAGCACATCATCGATGCCTTCCGACCTGATGTGacatcctcctccttccagcGACCCGTCACAGAAATGAACATTGCCAGCGGCTGCCCGCTGTTCTGCCCTGTCTCCGTGATGGAAGCCAAGAACTCCTACGTGCGTGATGATGCCATCTTTATTAAAGCCATCGTTGATCTCACGGGCCTCTAA
- the FBXW5 gene encoding F-box/WD repeat-containing protein 5, with protein MDAGGGPLLPDSVLYEIFLYLDHVDVLSAGLVCRQWHAVARDEFLWKELFYRYYRISREVPRHPAAVSWYDEFQRLYDTIPCVEVQALKEHNDQVLHLSFSHSGCLFASCSKDCTVKIWSNELDISLQHSSNMRPYNWSYTQFSQFNSDDSLLLVSGVFVGPHNSSSGEIAVISMENFTLLSRVRNKPYDVFGCWLNETNLISGNLHRIGRITSCSVLWLNNAFQGIESENVNVVKRLFKIQNLNASTIRTVMVADCSRYDSPDLLLDYEEQIAASSTSTCPVFDLGSDSEEEEAKPKQMPEPALQEFPDDGGVTAEDGLQQFFDDIMEGRVRPAMTETELETKVAELFVRNRTKPPELNLLSTDSNSKTKYLIFTTGCLTYSPHQIGIKRILPHQMTTAGPVLGEERRSDEFFDSLDHVIDIHGHIIGMGLSPDHRYLYVNSRAWPRDCVISDPMQPPPIAEEIDLHVFDLKTMKEVKRALRAHRAYTPNEECFFIFLDVSRDFVASGAEDRHGYIWDRHYNICLAKLQHDNVVNSVAFSPVEQELLLTASDDTTIKVWRSPRTVRIQQARKPRPRKLLFSWLMNQRS; from the exons ATGGATGCGGGCGGCGGCCCCCTCCTCCCCGACAGCGTCCTCTACGAGATCTTCCTCTACCTGGACCACGTAGACGTACTCTCGGCGGGGCTGGTGTGCCGGCAGTGGCACGCCGTGGCCCGGGACGAGTTCCTCTGGAAGGAGCTCTTCTACCGCTACTACCGCATCTCCCGGGAGGTGCCTCGGCACCCAG CTGCTGTCTCCTGGTATGACGAGTTCCAGAGGCTCTACGACACCATCCCTTGCGTGGAAGTGCAGGCTCTGAAGGAGCACAATGACCAGGTTTTGCACCTCAGCTTCTCCCACTCTGGCTGTTTGTTTGCATCATGCTCCAAAGACTGTACCGTCAAG ATCTGGAGCAATGAGTTGGATatctccctgcagcacagctccaACATGAGGCCGTACAACTGGAGCTATACACAGTTCTCCCAGTTCAACTCTGATGACTCCCTCCTTCTGGTGTCAGGTGTCTTCGTGGGACCTCACAACTCCTCGTCAGGAGAGATTGCCGTAATCAGCATGG AGAACTTCACACTGCTTTCCAGGGTGAGGAATAAGCCCTATGATGTGTTTGGCTGCTGGCTGAATGAAACCAACTTGATATCTGGCAATCTGCATCGGATTGGGCGTATAACCTCCTGTTCTGTGCTGTGGCTGAACAACGCTTTCCAG GGCATAGAGTCTGAGAATGTGAATGTAGTGAAGAGACTGTTCAAAATCCAGAACCTGAATGCCAGCACTATCCGGACTGTGATGGTGGCTGACTGCAGCCGGTATGATTCCCCAGACCTGCTCCTGGACTATGAGGAGCAGATAGCTGCTTCCTCCACATCCACCTGCCCAGTCTTTGATCTTGGCAGTGacagtgaggaagaggaggccaAGCCCAAGCAGATGCCGGAGCCAGCATTACAGGAATTTCCGGATGACGGGGGTGTGACAGCAGAGGATGGGCTGCAGCAGTTCTTTGATGATATCATGGAGGGCCGTGTGAGGCCTGCCATGACCGAGACAGAGTTGGAGACAAAGGTGGCTGAGCTGTTTGTACGCAACAGAACTAAACCGCCTGAGCTGAACCTGCTCTCCACGGACAGCAACAGCAAGACAAAATACTTAATCTTCACCACAGGATGCCTCACCTACTCCCCACACCAGATAG GGATTAAAAGGATCCTGCCCCATCAGATGACAACTGCTGGGCCAGTGCTTGGGGAGGAGAGGCGCTCAGATGAGTTCTTTGACTCACTGGATCATGTCATCGACATCCATGGGCACATCATTGGCATGGGCCTCTCCCCTGACCACAG GTACCTGTATGTGAACAGCCGTGCCTGGCCTCGGGACTGTGTCATCTCTGACCCAATGCAGCCACCACCCATCGCCGAGGAGATCGATCTGCATGTGTTTGACCTGAAGACAATGAAGGAGGTGAAAAGAGCCCTCCGTGCGCATCGGGCCTACACACCCAATGAGGAGTGCTTCTTCATCTTCCTGGATGTCAGCAGGGACTTCGTAGCAAG TGGGGCAGAGGATCGCCATGGCTACATCTGGGACCGGCACTATAACATCTGCCTGGCAAAACTGCAGCACGACAACGTGGTCAACTCAGTGGCGTTCAGCCCagtggagcaggagctgctcctgaCAGCCAGCGACGACACCACCATCAAGGTGTGGCGCTCCCCtcgcacggtgcgcatccaGCAGGCCAGGAAGCCGAGGCCCAGGAAACTGCTCTTCTCCTGGCTCATGAACCAGAGAAGCTGA
- the TRAF2 gene encoding TNF receptor-associated factor 2 isoform X2 — MAAANSTPPSSLDLNQPGFAKEILGTKLEVKYLCSDCKNILRRPFQAQCGHRYCSYCLKKIISAGPQKCASCIQEGIYEEGISILETSSAFPDNAARREVESLPAVCINSGCTWKGTIKEYEAHDEVCPEFPLTCEGCGKKIPREKFRDHVKTCGRSKVPCRFEVVGCAEVVENENLLEHESKCLAEHLYMLLSFVLSLKAGSGDLKALPALSSSQNNSPLLAANSLCSESELSRSLELLGRCEALERKTVTFENIVCVLNREVERVSLTAEAYSRQHRLDQEKIETLSNKVRQLERSIGLKDLAMAEMEEKIRNMEASTYDGVFIWKITEFARKRQEAITGRSPAIFSPAFYTSKYGYKMCLRVYLNGDGTGRGTHLSLFFVVMKGPNDALLRWPFNQKVTLMLLDQNNREHIIDAFRPDVTSSSFQRPVTEMNIASGCPLFCPVSVMEAKNSYVRDDAIFIKAIVDLTGL; from the exons ATGGCAGCAGCAAACTCTACTCCACCTAGCTCTTTGGATCTAAACCAGCCTGGATTTGCAAAGGAGATCCTGGGAACTAAACTGGAGGTCAAATACCTCTGCTCCGATTGCAAGAATATATTGAGAAGGCCGTTTCAAGCTCAGTGCGGGCATCGATACTGTTCCTATTGTCTGAAGAAAATCATAAG TGCTGGACCTCAAAAGTGTGCCAGCTGTATTCAGGAAGGAATATATGAAGAAGGAATTTCTATTTTGGAAACAAGCTCc gCTTTCCCAGACAACGCAGCTCGTCGGGAGGTGGAAAGTCTGCCTGCTGTCTGTATTAACAGTGGCTGCACTTGGAAGGGGACTATTAAAGAATACGAG GCTCATGACGAAGTCTGCCCTGAATTTCCACTGACTTGCGAAGGCTGTGGGAAGAAGATTCCAAGGGAGAAG TTTCGGGACCATGTGAAAACTTGTGGCAGATCTAAAGTGCCTTGCAGATTCGAGGTTGTTGGATGTGCTGAGGTG GTGGAAAATGAAAACCTACTAGAACACGAAAGCAAGTGTTTGGCGGAGCATCTCTACATGCTACTGAGTTTTGTGCTCAGCCTCAAGGCTGGGTCTGGAGACTTAAAGGCCCTTCCTGCCCTGTCCTCATCGCAAAACAACTCCCCACTACTGGCAGCAAACTCTTTGTGCTCAGAGTCGGAGCTCTCCAGGTCCCTGGAGCTCTTGGGGAGATGTGAGGCCCTTGAGAGGAAAACGGTGACCTTTGAGAACATTGTCTGTGTGCTCAATCGGGAGGTGGAAAGAGTGTCTCTAACAGCTGAAGCCTACAGTCGGCAACATCGACTAGACCAGGAGAAAATTGAAACACTGAGTAACAAG GTCCGGCAGCTGGAAAGGAGCATTGGGCTCAAAGATCTGGCCATGGCTGAGATGGAGGAAAAGATCCGCAACATGGAAGCTTCCACCTACGATGGTGTTTTCATCTGGAAGATAACAGAATTTGCCAGAAAGCGTCAGGAGGCAATAACAGGCCGCTCTCCTGCGATCTTCTCTCCAG CTTTCTACACAAGCAAGTATGGCTACAAGATGTGTCTGCGCGTTTACCTGAACGGAGACGGCACTGGGCGTGGGACCCATCTCTCCTTGTTCTTTGTGGTGATGAAAGGACCCAATGATGCACTTCTGCGGTGGCCCTTCAACCAGAAG GTAACCCTGATGCTCCTGGATCAGAACAACCGGGAGCACATCATCGATGCCTTCCGACCTGATGTGacatcctcctccttccagcGACCCGTCACAGAAATGAACATTGCCAGCGGCTGCCCGCTGTTCTGCCCTGTCTCCGTGATGGAAGCCAAGAACTCCTACGTGCGTGATGATGCCATCTTTATTAAAGCCATCGTTGATCTCACGGGCCTCTAA